A DNA window from Hordeum vulgare subsp. vulgare chromosome 1H, MorexV3_pseudomolecules_assembly, whole genome shotgun sequence contains the following coding sequences:
- the LOC123439387 gene encoding uncharacterized protein LOC123439387 isoform X3: MGRSGFSRKRKERKAGSSRGHEPDDKGLRHRASPARIMKLYPHLTAGQREMIEGAGFGGLLRLQCPTVPARLSTWLLRRFDTETSELVIPGRGRIPVTVDSVHRVLGIPNRGRDVVYGLDDESIASVLDKHGVDSPPSMASLEKSIQLMKSADEHFLRTFIMLVLSSFLCPTSSLKLEKGVSSLGKKNSAGGCLFYLVILYLDSLDVRGMEIPDGTPRVSAWDRKLMDKVIEMDMKNNGSFGKCFLKKEAPRQINSRGASSSSASVSVLLGDVSAIANFVSSNVLPEYCPQKKEVLCKAAGTLCASITDALAKFMREVSGLEGCSREASKNSTELAVREDNNVDNDCDNMDVDLLPDDTSELATKDMEDTSVDEHEDESSGDGEEDVSISRDSEDDPDWGGNRVMQIYSQRKRVTRNSSNSKEPGDGKDKPRDVTTNCSGNDDSNIPDGNKDRVNQCSEEHENVAKPRSPNVHEDVMLPTLAVSQTTGEPGDVTTNVPGKNASDILEGDQGRVNRCSEEEHVNVAKLTPSSGDVDMVVPISAVSLPSTPSMQQKNTRKECSDEDKMTIQPSSMLLGASSTMALYDNGTPSKEDKNMDMTPAINFVEGTPLVDLSTPENSDSECTVIRTVKKRSPVDGPQRPS, translated from the exons ATGGGCAGGTCGGGCTTCAGTAGGAAGCGCAAGGAGAGGAAAGCGGGGAGCAGCCGCGGCCATGAACCAGACGACAAG GGTCTCAGGCACCGCGCGTCGCCGGCGAGGATCATGAAGCTGTACCCGCACCTCACCGCCGGGCAGCGGGAGATGATAGAGGGCGCCGGCTTCGGGGGTCTGCTGAGGCTCCAATGCCCCACCGTCCCCGCCAGGCTCTCCACCTGGCTCCTTCGGCGGTTCGACACCGAGACCTCCGAGCTGGTCATTCCCGGCCGGGGCAGGATCCCCGTCACCGTCGACAGCGTGCACCGGGTGCTCGGCATCCCGAACCGCGGCCGCGACGTCGTGTACGGGCTGGACGACGAGAGCATCGCCTCCGTGCTGGACAAGCACGGCGTCGACAGTCCACCCTCCATGGCGAGCTTGGAGAAGTCCATCCAGCTGATGAAGTCGGCGGACGAGCACTTCCTCCGGACTTTCATAATGCTCGTGCTCTCATCCTTCCTCTGCCCGACCAGCAGCCTGAAG CTGGAGAAGGGCGTTTCTTCCCTTGGCAAGAAGAACAGCGCAGGGGGCTGCCTTTTCTATCTTGTG ATTCTGTACCTAGACTCGCTCGATGTCCGTGGCATGGAAATACCTGACGGCACGCCGAGAGTATCTGCGTGGGACAGGAAGCTGATGGATAAAGTCATCGAGATGGACATGAAGAACAATGGTTCTTTTGGAAAATGCTTT TTGAAAAAGGAAGCACCTCGTCAGATCAATTCCAGGGGCGCGTCAAGTTCAAGTGCGTCTGTCTCTGTCCTGCTTGGAGACGTCTCGGCAATAGCAAATTTTGTGTCATCAAATGTCCTACCGGAGTACTGTCCACAG AAGAAGGAAGTCTTATGCAAGGCTGCTGGTACTCTTTGTGCAAGTATCACAGAtgcgctcgccaagttcatgcGTGAAGTATCTGGACTTGAAGGCTGTAGCAGAGAAGCCAGCAAAAACAGCACTGAACttgcagtgagagaagataacaatgTGGACAATGATTGTGACAATATGGATGTCGACTTGCTCCCAGATGATACTTCAGAGCTGGCAACTAAGGACATGGAAGACACGTCAGTCGACGAGCATGAAGATGAAAGTTCCGGGGATGGTGAGGAAGATGTTTCAATCAGTAGAGACTCTGAAGATGATCCTGACTGGGGAGGCAACAGAGTCATGCAGATTTATTCTCAACGGAAAAGAGTGACACGgaatagcagcaatagcaaagaGCCTGGAGATGGAAAAGATAAACCTCGAGATGTAACGACCAATTGTTCAGGAAATGATGATTCCAATATTCCAGACGGAAACAAGGATAGAGTAAACCAATGCAGCGAAGAACATGAAAATGTCGCAAAACCAAGATCGCCTAATGTTCATGAGGATGTGATGCTACCAACTTTAGCTGTGTCACAGACAACGGGAGAACCTGGAGATGTAACAACCAACGTTCCAGGAAAAAATGCTTCGGATATTCTAGAGGGAGATCAAGGCAGAGTGAATCGGTGCAGTGAAGAAGAACATGTAAATGTCGCAAAACTAACTCCGTCCAGCGGTGATGTGGATATGGTGGTACCAATTTCAGCTGTGTCACTGCCAAGTACTCCTAGCATGCAACAGAAAAACACCAGAAAGGAGTGTTCCGATGAGGATAAGATGACGATCCAGCCTTCCAGCATGCTGTTGGGCGCATCATCTACGATGGCGTTGTATGATAATGGGAccccttcaaaggaagacaagaACATGGACATGACTCCTGCTATCAACTTTGTTGAAGGAACTCCCCTTGTTGATTTGAGTACTCCGGAAAATTCAGACAGCGAGTGCACAGTTATAAGGACCGTAAAAAAACGTTCTCCTGTCGATGGCCCTCAAAGGCCCTCGTGA
- the LOC123439387 gene encoding uncharacterized protein LOC123439387 isoform X1: MGRSGFSRKRKERKAGSSRGHEPDDKGLRHRASPARIMKLYPHLTAGQREMIEGAGFGGLLRLQCPTVPARLSTWLLRRFDTETSELVIPGRGRIPVTVDSVHRVLGIPNRGRDVVYGLDDESIASVLDKHGVDSPPSMASLEKSIQLMKSADEHFLRTFIMLVLSSFLCPTSSLKVSPRCFPALVNIGSIKELNWCKFVVEQLEKGVSSLGKKNSAGGCLFYLVILYLDSLDVRGMEIPDGTPRVSAWDRKLMDKVIEMDMKNNGSFGKCFLKKEAPRQINSRGASSSSASVSVLLGDVSAIANFVSSNVLPEYCPQKKEVLCKAAGTLCASITDALAKFMREVSGLEGCSREASKNSTELAVREDNNVDNDCDNMDVDLLPDDTSELATKDMEDTSVDEHEDESSGDGEEDVSISRDSEDDPDWGGNRVMQIYSQRKRVTRNSSNSKEPGDGKDKPRDVTTNCSGNDDSNIPDGNKDRVNQCSEEHENVAKPRSPNVHEDVMLPTLAVSQTTGEPGDVTTNVPGKNASDILEGDQGRVNRCSEEEHVNVAKLTPSSGDVDMVVPISAVSLPSTPSMQQKNTRKECSDEDKMTIQPSSMLLGASSTMALYDNGTPSKEDKNMDMTPAINFVEGTPLVDLSTPENSDSECTVIRTVKKRSPVDGPQRPS, translated from the exons ATGGGCAGGTCGGGCTTCAGTAGGAAGCGCAAGGAGAGGAAAGCGGGGAGCAGCCGCGGCCATGAACCAGACGACAAG GGTCTCAGGCACCGCGCGTCGCCGGCGAGGATCATGAAGCTGTACCCGCACCTCACCGCCGGGCAGCGGGAGATGATAGAGGGCGCCGGCTTCGGGGGTCTGCTGAGGCTCCAATGCCCCACCGTCCCCGCCAGGCTCTCCACCTGGCTCCTTCGGCGGTTCGACACCGAGACCTCCGAGCTGGTCATTCCCGGCCGGGGCAGGATCCCCGTCACCGTCGACAGCGTGCACCGGGTGCTCGGCATCCCGAACCGCGGCCGCGACGTCGTGTACGGGCTGGACGACGAGAGCATCGCCTCCGTGCTGGACAAGCACGGCGTCGACAGTCCACCCTCCATGGCGAGCTTGGAGAAGTCCATCCAGCTGATGAAGTCGGCGGACGAGCACTTCCTCCGGACTTTCATAATGCTCGTGCTCTCATCCTTCCTCTGCCCGACCAGCAGCCTGAAGGTCAGCCCCCGGTGCTTCCCTGCGCTGGTGAACATTGGGTCCATCAAGGAGCTCAACTGGTGCAAATTCGTTGTGGAGCAGCTGGAGAAGGGCGTTTCTTCCCTTGGCAAGAAGAACAGCGCAGGGGGCTGCCTTTTCTATCTTGTG ATTCTGTACCTAGACTCGCTCGATGTCCGTGGCATGGAAATACCTGACGGCACGCCGAGAGTATCTGCGTGGGACAGGAAGCTGATGGATAAAGTCATCGAGATGGACATGAAGAACAATGGTTCTTTTGGAAAATGCTTT TTGAAAAAGGAAGCACCTCGTCAGATCAATTCCAGGGGCGCGTCAAGTTCAAGTGCGTCTGTCTCTGTCCTGCTTGGAGACGTCTCGGCAATAGCAAATTTTGTGTCATCAAATGTCCTACCGGAGTACTGTCCACAG AAGAAGGAAGTCTTATGCAAGGCTGCTGGTACTCTTTGTGCAAGTATCACAGAtgcgctcgccaagttcatgcGTGAAGTATCTGGACTTGAAGGCTGTAGCAGAGAAGCCAGCAAAAACAGCACTGAACttgcagtgagagaagataacaatgTGGACAATGATTGTGACAATATGGATGTCGACTTGCTCCCAGATGATACTTCAGAGCTGGCAACTAAGGACATGGAAGACACGTCAGTCGACGAGCATGAAGATGAAAGTTCCGGGGATGGTGAGGAAGATGTTTCAATCAGTAGAGACTCTGAAGATGATCCTGACTGGGGAGGCAACAGAGTCATGCAGATTTATTCTCAACGGAAAAGAGTGACACGgaatagcagcaatagcaaagaGCCTGGAGATGGAAAAGATAAACCTCGAGATGTAACGACCAATTGTTCAGGAAATGATGATTCCAATATTCCAGACGGAAACAAGGATAGAGTAAACCAATGCAGCGAAGAACATGAAAATGTCGCAAAACCAAGATCGCCTAATGTTCATGAGGATGTGATGCTACCAACTTTAGCTGTGTCACAGACAACGGGAGAACCTGGAGATGTAACAACCAACGTTCCAGGAAAAAATGCTTCGGATATTCTAGAGGGAGATCAAGGCAGAGTGAATCGGTGCAGTGAAGAAGAACATGTAAATGTCGCAAAACTAACTCCGTCCAGCGGTGATGTGGATATGGTGGTACCAATTTCAGCTGTGTCACTGCCAAGTACTCCTAGCATGCAACAGAAAAACACCAGAAAGGAGTGTTCCGATGAGGATAAGATGACGATCCAGCCTTCCAGCATGCTGTTGGGCGCATCATCTACGATGGCGTTGTATGATAATGGGAccccttcaaaggaagacaagaACATGGACATGACTCCTGCTATCAACTTTGTTGAAGGAACTCCCCTTGTTGATTTGAGTACTCCGGAAAATTCAGACAGCGAGTGCACAGTTATAAGGACCGTAAAAAAACGTTCTCCTGTCGATGGCCCTCAAAGGCCCTCGTGA
- the LOC123439387 gene encoding uncharacterized protein LOC123439387 isoform X2, which translates to MNQTTRHRASPARIMKLYPHLTAGQREMIEGAGFGGLLRLQCPTVPARLSTWLLRRFDTETSELVIPGRGRIPVTVDSVHRVLGIPNRGRDVVYGLDDESIASVLDKHGVDSPPSMASLEKSIQLMKSADEHFLRTFIMLVLSSFLCPTSSLKVSPRCFPALVNIGSIKELNWCKFVVEQLEKGVSSLGKKNSAGGCLFYLVILYLDSLDVRGMEIPDGTPRVSAWDRKLMDKVIEMDMKNNGSFGKCFLKKEAPRQINSRGASSSSASVSVLLGDVSAIANFVSSNVLPEYCPQKKEVLCKAAGTLCASITDALAKFMREVSGLEGCSREASKNSTELAVREDNNVDNDCDNMDVDLLPDDTSELATKDMEDTSVDEHEDESSGDGEEDVSISRDSEDDPDWGGNRVMQIYSQRKRVTRNSSNSKEPGDGKDKPRDVTTNCSGNDDSNIPDGNKDRVNQCSEEHENVAKPRSPNVHEDVMLPTLAVSQTTGEPGDVTTNVPGKNASDILEGDQGRVNRCSEEEHVNVAKLTPSSGDVDMVVPISAVSLPSTPSMQQKNTRKECSDEDKMTIQPSSMLLGASSTMALYDNGTPSKEDKNMDMTPAINFVEGTPLVDLSTPENSDSECTVIRTVKKRSPVDGPQRPS; encoded by the exons ATGAACCAGACGACAAG GCACCGCGCGTCGCCGGCGAGGATCATGAAGCTGTACCCGCACCTCACCGCCGGGCAGCGGGAGATGATAGAGGGCGCCGGCTTCGGGGGTCTGCTGAGGCTCCAATGCCCCACCGTCCCCGCCAGGCTCTCCACCTGGCTCCTTCGGCGGTTCGACACCGAGACCTCCGAGCTGGTCATTCCCGGCCGGGGCAGGATCCCCGTCACCGTCGACAGCGTGCACCGGGTGCTCGGCATCCCGAACCGCGGCCGCGACGTCGTGTACGGGCTGGACGACGAGAGCATCGCCTCCGTGCTGGACAAGCACGGCGTCGACAGTCCACCCTCCATGGCGAGCTTGGAGAAGTCCATCCAGCTGATGAAGTCGGCGGACGAGCACTTCCTCCGGACTTTCATAATGCTCGTGCTCTCATCCTTCCTCTGCCCGACCAGCAGCCTGAAGGTCAGCCCCCGGTGCTTCCCTGCGCTGGTGAACATTGGGTCCATCAAGGAGCTCAACTGGTGCAAATTCGTTGTGGAGCAGCTGGAGAAGGGCGTTTCTTCCCTTGGCAAGAAGAACAGCGCAGGGGGCTGCCTTTTCTATCTTGTG ATTCTGTACCTAGACTCGCTCGATGTCCGTGGCATGGAAATACCTGACGGCACGCCGAGAGTATCTGCGTGGGACAGGAAGCTGATGGATAAAGTCATCGAGATGGACATGAAGAACAATGGTTCTTTTGGAAAATGCTTT TTGAAAAAGGAAGCACCTCGTCAGATCAATTCCAGGGGCGCGTCAAGTTCAAGTGCGTCTGTCTCTGTCCTGCTTGGAGACGTCTCGGCAATAGCAAATTTTGTGTCATCAAATGTCCTACCGGAGTACTGTCCACAG AAGAAGGAAGTCTTATGCAAGGCTGCTGGTACTCTTTGTGCAAGTATCACAGAtgcgctcgccaagttcatgcGTGAAGTATCTGGACTTGAAGGCTGTAGCAGAGAAGCCAGCAAAAACAGCACTGAACttgcagtgagagaagataacaatgTGGACAATGATTGTGACAATATGGATGTCGACTTGCTCCCAGATGATACTTCAGAGCTGGCAACTAAGGACATGGAAGACACGTCAGTCGACGAGCATGAAGATGAAAGTTCCGGGGATGGTGAGGAAGATGTTTCAATCAGTAGAGACTCTGAAGATGATCCTGACTGGGGAGGCAACAGAGTCATGCAGATTTATTCTCAACGGAAAAGAGTGACACGgaatagcagcaatagcaaagaGCCTGGAGATGGAAAAGATAAACCTCGAGATGTAACGACCAATTGTTCAGGAAATGATGATTCCAATATTCCAGACGGAAACAAGGATAGAGTAAACCAATGCAGCGAAGAACATGAAAATGTCGCAAAACCAAGATCGCCTAATGTTCATGAGGATGTGATGCTACCAACTTTAGCTGTGTCACAGACAACGGGAGAACCTGGAGATGTAACAACCAACGTTCCAGGAAAAAATGCTTCGGATATTCTAGAGGGAGATCAAGGCAGAGTGAATCGGTGCAGTGAAGAAGAACATGTAAATGTCGCAAAACTAACTCCGTCCAGCGGTGATGTGGATATGGTGGTACCAATTTCAGCTGTGTCACTGCCAAGTACTCCTAGCATGCAACAGAAAAACACCAGAAAGGAGTGTTCCGATGAGGATAAGATGACGATCCAGCCTTCCAGCATGCTGTTGGGCGCATCATCTACGATGGCGTTGTATGATAATGGGAccccttcaaaggaagacaagaACATGGACATGACTCCTGCTATCAACTTTGTTGAAGGAACTCCCCTTGTTGATTTGAGTACTCCGGAAAATTCAGACAGCGAGTGCACAGTTATAAGGACCGTAAAAAAACGTTCTCCTGTCGATGGCCCTCAAAGGCCCTCGTGA